The segment CGGAGGCACCTGAATAGCGGGCACCGAAGCGTCCGGCGGTGGCGATGAGCGAGCCTGTCTTATCTGCAAGCACCTGGATGTAGTGCGCGACCGGGTCTTCGCCCTCCCGCGGTCCCAGGCTTTCGTTCAGCTGCCCGAGGCATAGCCGCTCGAAGGTGAGCGCCTGCAGCCGGACGGCGTCCGGTCCAAGTCCGGCGACCACGTTGGACGCACGGGCGAAGAGCAGATCGCCGGTCAGGATCGCGACGTTATTGCCCCACAGTTCGTGCGCCGCCGGAGCCCCGCGACGCATCGGCGCGGAGTCCATCACGTCGTCGTGATACAGGGTGGCCAGGTGCGTCAATTCAACGACAACGGCGGCGTCGATCACCTCGGGCCTGGTCGGGTCGCCAAGATGCGCTGCCAGCAGCACCAGCATTGGCCGGACCCGCTTTCCGCCGGCCTCAATCAGATGCTTCGACGCGCGATCGGCGAACCGATCGGTCTGCGCGACGGCGTCGTAGAGCCGGCCCTCGATCTCCTCCAGGCTGTGCTGCATCCGTTCGGTGAACACCGTGTCCTGATGTGGCAGCGCGAAACCAGCGCCGAGACTTATCGGCGCGGTCTGCGGGTGAGCAGCACGTTCTGTCATGACTCCATCACATCATTGATTGTCGGTGGCAGGCGTTAGGAAGGTCAGGGCGTGAATCACCCGATCGTAGGCGTCACGATCAGGACGGCGTGGGTCCTCGGTCAGGTTCGCCAACAGCTTGACGATGAACCGCATTAACGTTGGCAACGCCATGCCGTACTTTACGCCGATCTGCATCAGCGCCGGTCGGCCGATCACCGAGACAAAGCCCCGGCCAAGCGTGTAATAGCTGCCCAACTCGGCCTTCACCGCGCGCGGGTACTCATTCAGCACCCGTTCCTTGTTCGCGACACCGCGTCGGGTGTGCGCCTGCGCGATGACGTCGGCTGCAATCCGGGCAGCCTGCATGGCATAGGCAATACCTTCACCGTTGAAAGGGTTCACCATTCCACCGGAGTCACCGGCCAGCATGATGCCGTCGCGGTAGTGCGGCGTGCGATTGAAAGCCATCGGCAACGCTGCGCCGCGGATCGGACCACGTTGGTGTTCCGGGTCGAACTGCCATTCGGCCGGCATCGACGCGGTCCAGTCGCGCAGTACCTGCCGGTAGTCGACTTTGCCGAACTGTTTCGAGGAATTGAGGATGCCGAGGCCAACATTGGACGTGCCATCGCCGACACCGAAGACCCAGCCATAGCCCGGCAGCACACCGCCACGACTGCCGTCATCGGCATCCTTGGCGCGCAGCTCCACCCAGCTCTCCAGCCAATCATCGTCGTGCCGAGGCGACTCGAAGTAGGTTCGCACCGCCACGCCGAGCGGCCGGTCGTCACGCTTTTCGATGCCAAGCGCCAGAGCCATCCGGGCAGAAATGCCATCACAGGCAAGCACAAGCGGCGCGTAGACGGGCTGTTCCTCTCCGACCCGGCGCCCCTTGTCGTCAGCAGCGGCCGCCCGCACCCCGACGATCCGGCCGGAAACGTCGTCTACGATCGGCGCGGTCACATACGTGCGCTCCTGCAGCTTCGCGCCGGCAGCCTGCGCGTGTCGTGCCAGCGCCTCATCGAAGCCCTCGCGGGTGCGAACCAGTCCGTAATCGGGGAATGTGGAGAGCTCCGGCCAGGGCAGCTCAAGGCGGTGACCGCCGCCGATCAGCCGAAGCCCTTTGTTCTTTCGCCAGCCATCTTCCGGGCGGATCGGCAG is part of the Saxibacter everestensis genome and harbors:
- a CDS encoding polyprenyl synthetase family protein yields the protein MTERAAHPQTAPISLGAGFALPHQDTVFTERMQHSLEEIEGRLYDAVAQTDRFADRASKHLIEAGGKRVRPMLVLLAAHLGDPTRPEVIDAAVVVELTHLATLYHDDVMDSAPMRRGAPAAHELWGNNVAILTGDLLFARASNVVAGLGPDAVRLQALTFERLCLGQLNESLGPREGEDPVAHYIQVLADKTGSLIATAGRFGARYSGASEEYLDVVAEYGEKVGVAFQLADDVIDLTSDGSVSGKTPGTDLREHVPTLPALYARQDAARNGDQESLELVGLLDSDLTDDADLTRAREALVAHPATARASAEAHRWADEAITALAPLPAGVAKDSLVTFAETVVARKV
- a CDS encoding geranylgeranyl reductase family protein; amino-acid sequence: MAAQASNSADVIIVGAGPAGSTAAYYLALAGLDVLLLEKTSFPREKVCGDGLTPRAARELELLGLPIRPEDGWRKNKGLRLIGGGHRLELPWPELSTFPDYGLVRTREGFDEALARHAQAAGAKLQERTYVTAPIVDDVSGRIVGVRAAAADDKGRRVGEEQPVYAPLVLACDGISARMALALGIEKRDDRPLGVAVRTYFESPRHDDDWLESWVELRAKDADDGSRGGVLPGYGWVFGVGDGTSNVGLGILNSSKQFGKVDYRQVLRDWTASMPAEWQFDPEHQRGPIRGAALPMAFNRTPHYRDGIMLAGDSGGMVNPFNGEGIAYAMQAARIAADVIAQAHTRRGVANKERVLNEYPRAVKAELGSYYTLGRGFVSVIGRPALMQIGVKYGMALPTLMRFIVKLLANLTEDPRRPDRDAYDRVIHALTFLTPATDNQ